ACGGATTGGTGCTGTCGCAGCAGTCGTTGGAATAGGTATCTATGCGATCAGACCATTGTTCCGGTACATCGCCGCCGCGAACTTGCGCGAGTTATTCACTGCGGCCGCGCTGGCAGTAGTGATCGGTATCGCAGTACTGATGTCGCTTGTTGGATTGTCGCCAGCGCTCGGAGCATTTGTGGCGGGCGTTGTTCTGGCTACCAGCGAGTATCGCCACGAGCTCGAGAGCGATATCAACCCGTTCAAAGGGCTTTTGCTGGGTCTATTCTTTATCACCGTCGGCGCCGGGATCGACTTCGTCCTCGCGTCAGAAATATGGCGCGAAGTCGTGTTCTGGGCGGCGGTTGTCATAGTCTCAAAGTTCATCATCCTGCTCGGCGTCGGCTGGTTCTACGGATTAAGGAAGCAGGCCCTGTGGCTGTTCTGCCTCAGCCTCCCGCAAGCTGGCGAATTCGCTTTTGTCTTGATTGCTTTCGCAGTCGCCAATGCAGTGTTTGACAATGCGCTCGCTGACCTGCTTTTGCTCATCGTTGCGCTTACCATGCTGGTCACGCCGCTGCTTTTCATTCTGTATGAGAAGGTGATCGCGCCGCACTACATAGGAAAGAGCGAGCGGGAAGCCGATCATATCGACGAGGAAAACCCCGTCATTATCGCGGGAAGCGGCCGTGTTGGCGGGATAGTCAACCGCATGCTGCAGGCAGCCGGGTTCAACACCACTGTGATCGACTATAGCTCGCGCCAGCTTGAGATCAGCCGGAAGTTCGGGTTTCGCACCTATTTTGGTGATGCAACCAGGCCTGATCTTCTCCATGCGGCCGGTATCGACAAAGCAAAGCTGCTGGTGGTCGCTCTCGACGAACGCGAGCAGATCGACAAGCTGGTCAAATATGCGGTCAAACATTTCCCTGACCTTCATGTGACAGCCCGTGCGGTCGACCGCAGTCATGTCTACGAACTGTGGGCTTATGGGTGCCGTGACATCATCCGAGAAACCTATGATAGCACCTTGCGCATGGGTCGCTCTGCCTATGAAGCGCTGGGTATGGACCGTCAGCAAGCCGTCGCCGCCAAAGACGCGTTCGAGGAAATGGACCGCAGGGCCATGCGCGAAGTCGCCGATCTATACGACATGGATATACCTTTCGACGAGAACGAAGCCTTGATCGCCAAGGTCAAGGAGCTTCGTGCTGAATGGGATCCGATCATGCGCGAACAGATGGATGAAATCCTGAACAGAGGGCAATAAAATGGGCAAGGGCACACACAGCTATGCTGCCGATGCACGCAATGACAGCGTGATTATCGATGTGAACGGAGAGCATTTCGCGCGGCCAGATGCGAAAGTCTCCGTTTTCGACAGCGGGTTTATGCTGGGCGACGGCGTATGGGAGGGGCTGCGCGTTCACGAAGGACGAATTGCGTTTCTTAGCAGGCATCTGGAGCGGCTCTATCGCGGAGCAAAGGCCATCGCGATGGATATCGGTATCTCGCAAGAGCAAATGATCGACCGGCTCTATGCGGTACTTGGGGCAAATGGGATGGATGGGGACGGTGTCCATATCCGTCTGATGGTGACGCGCGGCATTCGCTCAACGCCGTACCAAGATCCACGCGTTGTGATCTCTACTGCAACGATTGTGATCATTCCGGAGTGGAAAGACCCGGTACCAGAAACCGCGACTAACATGCTGAACTTATTTACGGTTCACGTCCGGCGCGGCTATCCTGACGTGCAGGACCCGAAGCTCAACAGCCATAGTAAACTCAACTGCATCACGGCTTGTATTCAAGCCACGCAAGCAGGCGCAGACGAAGCATTGATGCTCGATCCGCATGGCTTTGTAGCAACCTGCAATTCAACGCATTTCTTTATTGTGAAGAACGGCGAAGTCTGGACCTCCAGCGGCGACTATTGTCTCGATGGAATTACACGAGGCATGGTGATCGAAATCGCGCGGGACGCAGGCATTCCCGTGTTCGAGCGTAACTTTTCGCTGATAGATGTTTACGGTGCGAATGAAGCTTTCACGACAGGGACGTTTGCCGGGCTTGCTCCGGTTGGCGCTGTTGACGGACGAGAGATCGGCACCGAGCGCGGCCCGATGGTGGAGCGCTTGCAGAAACTCTATCTTGAACGCCTACATTCCGATGTGAGTGGCGCATGACAATCCGGATCGCGATGTGGTCCGGACCGCGCAATATCTCCACCGCGATGATGCGCAGCTTCGGCTCACGAGCGGATTGCGCCGTCAGCGACGAGCCATTCTATGGCGCCTATCTGAAAGACTCGGGCGAACCGCAACCCATGGCGGACGAAATCATCGCGGATATGGATTGCAACTGGGGTAACATAGCCGACGCAATGCGTGGTTCAGCCCCAAACAATGCGCAGCTATGGTACCAAAAGCATATGCCGCACCATATGATTGGCGAGATCGGCATCAACGACTTTCCCGATCATAAACATGCATTCCTTATCCGAGACCCGCAGCGGGTTATCGCAAGTTATTCGATGAAGCGTGTGCAGGTAAAGTTCGATGATTTGCGATACGACCGACAACTGGAATATTTCGAAAGCGCCAGAGAGCAATCTGGCGCAGTACCTCCGGTGATCGAGTCCACTGCATTCCTGTCCGACCCGGAGGGGCACTTACGGGCTCTTTGTACTCGCCTAAACATCCCTTGGGATGAAGGCATGCTGAGCTGGACGCCGGGCATCAAACCGGATGACGGAATCTGGGCGAGCCACTGGTATGACAAAGTCGCGGCATCGACTGGGTTTGGTCCAGCCCCCGGTCCTCCGCCTAAGCTGGATGGAGCCGCGGCAAAGCTCGCCGAACAATGTCGGCCGTATTACGAAGCGATGCGCAAATGTGCGCTGAAGCCTCGCGAAGAAAAAAGTTGAGCCAGTGGCGGGCAGTAAGGGATTCGAACCCTTGGAGGGCTTGCACCCTCGCTAGTTTTCAAGACTAGTGCATTCGACCACTCTGCCAACTGCCCAAAGGCGCATTAGGTGCGGTTTTTTCGCAGGTAAAGGGGCAAATTTGGTCTGCCGTAGGATCAGGTCACAAAAAGCCCGCTCTCGCGAGTTTTTCGCATCTGCTTATCGATATGCACTTGCGATTAAGGTTGAATGTGACACGGATGAACTATGAAAATTCGTGCTACACTGTTTGCCGCCGCTGCACTTGCGACGATGTCGCCGACCACTCCGGCGGTATCGCAAGACCTATCGTTCGATGCCTATCTGCAACTCATCATGGCAAAGGCCCGTGCAGAGGGTGTGAGCGAGTCCACGATTAATCGGATGACGGCGGGGCTGACACCAAACCAACGAGTCATCAGTCTTGATCGCGGTCAACCCGGCACTCCGACCCGCACTGGCTATCCGGCGCTTGCCCCGTATATCGACACGCACGTCAACCCGACACGTATCCGCCGTGGGCGCGAGATGCATAAGGCAACGCGCGGCTTGCACGCGGAAATAGAACAGCAGTTTGGCGTACCATCAGAGATATTGATGGCGATATGGGGCCATGAAACGAATTACGGCAGCTTTAAGGGCAATTTCGACCTTTCGCGGTCGCTCGCAACGCTTGCTTGGGAGGGGCGCCGCCGTGATCTGTTCGAGAGCGAATGGATTGCGCTGCTGAAGGTTGCAGATAAAGGCTATTCGCGGTCGCAATTGGTCGGCAGTTGGGCGGGGGCCTTTGGCAATCCGCAATTTCTTCCCAGCGTCTACCTGCGCCTCGCGACCGATGGTGACGGCGATGGCCGCGCGGATATATTCAATAACCGCGCTGACACGCTTGCCTCGATCGCGCGCTATTTCAATGATTCGGGTTGGAGGACGGGCCAGCCATGGGGCGTTCGTGCGTCTGTACCGGCAAATCTTGATCGTGCGGCAATTGAAAACAAGATAATTTCGCCCGTTTGCTCGCGCGTTCATGAGCGTCATAGCCAGTGGAAAACCGTTGGAGAATGGCGGCAATTGGGAGTTCAACCGCAAAAATATCTGGCCGATGACGTCATGGCGTCCTTCTTCCAGCCCGATGGACCGGGAAAACCTGCATGGCTCTTAACCGCAAATTATAGGGTTATCCTCGAATATAACTGCTCGAATTACTACGCAATGAGTGTGGGATTGCTTGCAGATGAGATTGCCAACTGACATCCAGACCCGTTTCCTAAAGCGCTTTTGCGTCTTGGGCCTTTCTGTATTGCTGGCGGCTTGTGGCCGTTTTGGTGGAGGCGATTTGCCTCCGCTGGCGACGGCTGCCGACCGGCCGGCGGTTGCAGCGGAAACCGGTCCGCAAGATGACTATCCGCTGGTTGTGGGTGAGCCATACGAAGTGGACGGGCAGCTTTACACCCCTCTCGACACGATGAATTTCGATGAAGTCGGCTATGCAGTGCTTGATCGCGATGGCGGCAATTCGGTTTCCATCGCACATAAAACGCTGCCACTGCCGAGTTATGTCGAGCTGACATCGCTGGAAACCGGCAAGACCATTCTCGCAAGAGCCGAACGGCGCGGACCGATGAGTAATAATCATGTTGCCGCGTTATCGCCCCGCGCGTTGACGCAACTCGGCGTCCAAAGCGGAGCGCCAATCCGCGTTCGCCGAACCAACCCGCCCGAATCAGAGCGTGCAAAATTGCGCATGGAGCAGACCGCCAATGCGCGGATGGATACACCCAAATCGCTGCTGACGGTCCTTAAACGCAAATTGCCTGAGACGGGCTCGGTCAATCTGGCAGTGGCGCAGCCGAATGCTGTTCCGTCGCAAGTGACAACTCCTTCGAGGGAGCTTCCGGCGGTTGCTAGCGCGCCTGCGCGGACAACGCCTGTTGCGCGAGCC
This genomic window from Pontixanthobacter aestiaquae contains:
- a CDS encoding aminotransferase class IV — encoded protein: MGKGTHSYAADARNDSVIIDVNGEHFARPDAKVSVFDSGFMLGDGVWEGLRVHEGRIAFLSRHLERLYRGAKAIAMDIGISQEQMIDRLYAVLGANGMDGDGVHIRLMVTRGIRSTPYQDPRVVISTATIVIIPEWKDPVPETATNMLNLFTVHVRRGYPDVQDPKLNSHSKLNCITACIQATQAGADEALMLDPHGFVATCNSTHFFIVKNGEVWTSSGDYCLDGITRGMVIEIARDAGIPVFERNFSLIDVYGANEAFTTGTFAGLAPVGAVDGREIGTERGPMVERLQKLYLERLHSDVSGA
- a CDS encoding lytic murein transglycosylase, translated to MKIRATLFAAAALATMSPTTPAVSQDLSFDAYLQLIMAKARAEGVSESTINRMTAGLTPNQRVISLDRGQPGTPTRTGYPALAPYIDTHVNPTRIRRGREMHKATRGLHAEIEQQFGVPSEILMAIWGHETNYGSFKGNFDLSRSLATLAWEGRRRDLFESEWIALLKVADKGYSRSQLVGSWAGAFGNPQFLPSVYLRLATDGDGDGRADIFNNRADTLASIARYFNDSGWRTGQPWGVRASVPANLDRAAIENKIISPVCSRVHERHSQWKTVGEWRQLGVQPQKYLADDVMASFFQPDGPGKPAWLLTANYRVILEYNCSNYYAMSVGLLADEIAN
- a CDS encoding sulfotransferase-like domain-containing protein, with translation MTIRIAMWSGPRNISTAMMRSFGSRADCAVSDEPFYGAYLKDSGEPQPMADEIIADMDCNWGNIADAMRGSAPNNAQLWYQKHMPHHMIGEIGINDFPDHKHAFLIRDPQRVIASYSMKRVQVKFDDLRYDRQLEYFESAREQSGAVPPVIESTAFLSDPEGHLRALCTRLNIPWDEGMLSWTPGIKPDDGIWASHWYDKVAASTGFGPAPGPPPKLDGAAAKLAEQCRPYYEAMRKCALKPREEKS
- a CDS encoding SPOR domain-containing protein, which encodes MRLPTDIQTRFLKRFCVLGLSVLLAACGRFGGGDLPPLATAADRPAVAAETGPQDDYPLVVGEPYEVDGQLYTPLDTMNFDEVGYAVLDRDGGNSVSIAHKTLPLPSYVELTSLETGKTILARAERRGPMSNNHVAALSPRALTQLGVQSGAPIRVRRTNPPESERAKLRMEQTANARMDTPKSLLTVLKRKLPETGSVNLAVAQPNAVPSQVTTPSRELPAVASAPARTTPVARAASTTVPKATAASFAQAFTEERRAVTAYPLAPLSRAPRAVVTAPRPSATPRTVAQVAPQQRPVVAPLETRVAPRRPVLGVAARPAPKPAPAAEGAFVVQAAAFSSEANAKRAANSLNGFIQKSGRFYRVRTGPFTNRGQAEAALAKVRAAGYSDARVFTAG
- a CDS encoding cation:proton antiporter domain-containing protein; amino-acid sequence: MTSFLILALLILVAGIVAVPLASRFGLGSVLGYLLAGMAISPLLALLGVDVEAMQVFAEFGVVMMLFIVGLELEPKRLWDMRGKLFGLGGGQVVLTTLAITGIGLLNSNPWQTALAIGMVLALSSTAIIIQTLTEKKLLKSEGGEASFSVLLVQDVAVIPMLALLPLLAMPELYGAGGGQSGEGGHGGLDLTAGLPIWLAALVRIGAVAAVVGIGIYAIRPLFRYIAAANLRELFTAAALAVVIGIAVLMSLVGLSPALGAFVAGVVLATSEYRHELESDINPFKGLLLGLFFITVGAGIDFVLASEIWREVVFWAAVVIVSKFIILLGVGWFYGLRKQALWLFCLSLPQAGEFAFVLIAFAVANAVFDNALADLLLLIVALTMLVTPLLFILYEKVIAPHYIGKSEREADHIDEENPVIIAGSGRVGGIVNRMLQAAGFNTTVIDYSSRQLEISRKFGFRTYFGDATRPDLLHAAGIDKAKLLVVALDEREQIDKLVKYAVKHFPDLHVTARAVDRSHVYELWAYGCRDIIRETYDSTLRMGRSAYEALGMDRQQAVAAKDAFEEMDRRAMREVADLYDMDIPFDENEALIAKVKELRAEWDPIMREQMDEILNRGQ